In Dermacentor silvarum isolate Dsil-2018 chromosome 2, BIME_Dsil_1.4, whole genome shotgun sequence, the following proteins share a genomic window:
- the LOC125943592 gene encoding zinc finger protein 284-like: protein MGKDCACAKLSMDKSESGAVCILETASVQMLHLGVPRKSCGGDVSLSKDDRSVSLWCRKVMSWGGVQGPWRVAAPNKPFKCSTCSKRFCSTESLRVHLYYMHRAIKMHVCQRCGRCYKKRYDLRKHWERSPLCDELNMAAASSL, encoded by the exons ATGGGAAAGGACTGTGCCTGTGCCAAGCTTTCAATGGACAAAAGTGAGTCAGGTGCGGTTTGCATTCTTGAGACTGCTTCAGTGCAG ATGCTGCACTTGGGCGTGCCCAGGAAGTCTTGCGGCGGTGATGTGTCACTGTCCAAGGATGACAGATCTGTCTCGCTCTGGTGTAGGAAAGTCATGTCTTGGGGTGGTGTTCAGG GTCCCTGGCGAGTAGCCGCACCCAACAAACCGTTCAAGTGCAGCACCTGCTCAAAGCGTTTTTGCTCAACAGAGTCCCTGCGAGTGCATCTGTATTACATGCACCGTGCCATCAAGATGCACGTATGTCAGCGCTGTGGACGCTGCTACAAGAAGCGCTATGACTTGAGAAAGCACTGGGAACGGAGCCCCCTTTGTGATGAACTCAATATGGCTGCTGCATCTAGCCTGTAA